The genomic region TGTTTCAAGGCGGAAAGGATCAAATCCCTCAAAAGCGTTACTTCCGCTTTTTTGTTTACGAGCTCGTCCTGACGGACGATATTGCCTTGCGACGCGAGTTTCTTGCAAAGGGAAAGAAGCGAGTGCGTCGTGGAATAATAGAAAAGGTCGACGTCTTTGACCTCTTTTACGGTCAGATCTCTTCTGCCCTGCTCGTACGCCGCGATGAAATAACTTTTGAAAACGTCCAAATTCTCCGAATATTGATCGAGCCCTTTGACCTCTTCCGAGATGCAGTAGGCGTCGAACTCGCTGAGAAAACGGTAATATTCGACGTGCTCGGTAAAGGCTTTCAAAAACGCGGAATAAAATTCCGAGAGTTTTTCGAAGCCCGTGCCTTCCTGCGAAAGCTTAAAGTATTCGTTTCCGACCGTTTCTTGAAGAAGCGTCGCGCAAGCGACGATCAAGGACGCGCGATTGGTAAAATACCGATAAAAGGTCGCCTCGCCCACGTTCGCCTTCAAAGCCACGTCGCGAATTTTAACGTCATAAATCGACCGCTCGAAAAAAAGGCGAGTCGCTTCCGTCACAATATGCTTTCTTCTGATATCTTTAAACGCCATAATTTCCTCCTTTTCACGTTCGCGTCTCGGCGAACAAACGATAGACTGACTGCCATTTTGATAGACCGCCTATCAATACTGTACCGCATTTTGAGAGTTTTGTCAATATCCGTTTTGAAAATAATAAAAAACGCGCCGCATCTTCGGTTCAAGACACGGCGCGAGGTTAGCGATCAAAAAAGATCTGCGCTTACGCTTTCTTTACGTATTTATCGTAAAACGGAAGGTATTTCGAAGTGTTTTTGAGCATTTGGTTGAAAAGCTCGCGAGCGTCGGCGAGGGGGATCGCCATATTGCCCGAATTGACGAACGCTTCGAAAGCGAGTTCGTAGTTGCCGGTGATCGCGGCTTCAAGGGTAAGCTGCTGCTCGTAGACGACGCGGCGGACGAGCGCGTCCACACCCTTCGGAAGTTTGCCTGCGCAAACGGGTTGGACGCCGCGCGGCGAGAAGGAGGCGTTGGTTTCGACGACGACGCCTTCGGGGAGATCGGGGATCTGACCGCGGTTCGGCATATTGACGTTCGTCACGATCGGACGGATACCGAGGATCGCGAGCATTTGATGCACGCCCTCTTCGCCCGTCACTTTAAGCTCGAATTTCTCTTCGCCCGAAAGGAGTTTCTTGGTCTTGTCGATCTTCTTCGCGAGATCTTCTCTTCTCCAATCGACGGTCGTCAAACCGAATTTCCAAGACTTGACGGTCTCGGGATCCTTCAAGTACCAGTAACCCGGGCAGAACTCGGCGAGATGTCTGTCGCCCGCGGCGGCGATCACGCCGTATCTCTTGAAAAGATCGAACTTGACTTTTTCCGCGCTGACGAACGTATTGTTCATCCAGTGCGTCGAGCTGTCCACGATATAGCCGTCCTCGTAGTGCTTATCGACGAACTCTTTATAGACGGGCATCAAGTCTTCGTTATGATAATGCGCCTCGGTGATCCAAGTAAAGTGGTTTACGCCGACGACGTTGATATTGACGTCTTCCCTTTCGAGGAACTTGCCGTACTTCTCTTGATAGGCAAGACCGAGAATCTTTTGCGTCCCGAAGACTTCGTGGCAGCAGCCGAACGCTTTGATCTCGGGATAATAGGCGTACAACGCGGCGGTGCAAAGCGTCATCGGGTTCGTGTAGTTGATGACCCATGCGTTCGGGCAGTAATCGCGAATGCCTTCCGCGAATTCCTTATACATCGGAAGGGTGCGGAGCGCGCGAACGATACCGCCGGGGCCTACGCTGTCGCCGACCGATTGATAGATCCCGTACTTTTCGGGAAGGTGGACGTCGCTCGCCATCTCGTCGAAGGTTCCCGGGAGAATGGAGATCACGACGAAGTCCGCGCCGACGAGCGCTTCTTTCAAGGTCTTGACTGCTTTATAATGCCATTTTCCGAGGACGTCCTCTCTGTCGTAAATGCCGTTTCCGATCGTCTCGTTCGCTTTCGCCGCTTCGAAATCGATATCATACAGATAGACGCTTCCGCTCATTTCATCCGTTTGCGCAAGGTCGCTCATCAAGCCGCGCGCCCAGCCTCTCGAACCGCCGCCGATATAGGCGATCTTTACGTCTTCCGCTTTTTTACCGTTATCAACGTATTTCATAACAAACTCCTTTTTTGTTTTGTACTCTCATTATACACCCGCTTTTGCCGCTTATATATATAAAAAATACCAATAACCCGCCGAAATTACATATTTATTATAAATTCTTTGCGCGTCCGCTCTTGACAAAAGCGCGCGGCAAGGGTAGGATAAAGATATGGATAAGCTGTTGAAGATCGAAGAACTGTCCAATCCGAACAATATGGCGATGCCGAAGCTGCACGCGCACCCCTATTTCGAGATCTATTTTCTTTTCGAGGGGAAGCGCAGTTTCTTTTTCGACAATTCTCTGCGCGCCATCGAAGCGCCCGTCCTTTTGGTCGTCCCGCCCTACACCATGCATAAGACCGAAGGCAGTGCCTTTCGCCGCGTCAATATTTACGTTACGCCGAGCCGCTTGGACGAATTCCAGCGCGACCTTCTCTCCGCCGTCTCCCTTTCGGTCATCAAACTGACCGAGACGCAAAGAGACGAGCTTCTGTCCGTCCTTCGAAAGGAAGCGGACGTTCCCCCTTCCGACCCGCACTACGCCGAGATCCAAAACGCGAAGTTTTCCTATTTTATGCTTCTTCTTTCCGAGATCGAAAAAGGGATCGCACCGCATAACGCGAAAGGGGAAGAACTCGCGCCCCTCGTCACCGCCGCGGTCAATTACCTGAACCAAAACTACGGCGACGAAGTGACCTTGGACGAGCTTTGCCGCGCCCTCTTCACCTCGAAACAGACCTTGATCTATAATTTCAAAAAGCATCTCGACGTCTCGCCGATGAAATACCTTTTGAAACTGCGCCTGACCAAAGTCAAAGAGCTCCTCGTTACGACAGACGAAACGATCGAATCCATCGCCGAACAGACGGGCTTTTCCTCCGGGAACTACCTGACTTTGATCTTCAAACAAAAAGAGGGGCTTTCCCCCTCTCAGTACCGCAAAGAAAACAAGGATTTCTTTTTGCGGTAACATTTTAAGCCATAGCAGCGTTATAATCATTCACACTTGCCGCAACGACAATAACCATCATTATAATAAAGCAAATGATCGAGAACGCCGAAATACAGATCGCAGCGATCGAAAATCCTTTCCCGTCTTTCAGTTTTTTCGATTGAACCAACCCGATTATCCCCAAAATCAGCCCGGGGATCGAAAAGAAAAACGATAGTATAAAACCAAGGAGCGCAACAGCGTTCTTTTTCTTAACTTCGGGTTCATTGCCCAAACTTCCAACCGCGCATCCGCATTTTACGCAAACGACTGCTTCATCAACAAGTTCCGTTCCGCATTTCGAACAGTATTTCATAAACGCTCCTTTGAATTGTACAGATTTTGTACATTTTTCTTTATTGTAGTACAGATTTTGTACAATGTCAATAAATCAAAGGAGAGGTTCTATGGA from Clostridia bacterium harbors:
- a CDS encoding alpha-glucosidase/alpha-galactosidase translates to MKYVDNGKKAEDVKIAYIGGGSRGWARGLMSDLAQTDEMSGSVYLYDIDFEAAKANETIGNGIYDREDVLGKWHYKAVKTLKEALVGADFVVISILPGTFDEMASDVHLPEKYGIYQSVGDSVGPGGIVRALRTLPMYKEFAEGIRDYCPNAWVINYTNPMTLCTAALYAYYPEIKAFGCCHEVFGTQKILGLAYQEKYGKFLEREDVNINVVGVNHFTWITEAHYHNEDLMPVYKEFVDKHYEDGYIVDSSTHWMNNTFVSAEKVKFDLFKRYGVIAAAGDRHLAEFCPGYWYLKDPETVKSWKFGLTTVDWRREDLAKKIDKTKKLLSGEEKFELKVTGEEGVHQMLAILGIRPIVTNVNMPNRGQIPDLPEGVVVETNASFSPRGVQPVCAGKLPKGVDALVRRVVYEQQLTLEAAITGNYELAFEAFVNSGNMAIPLADARELFNQMLKNTSKYLPFYDKYVKKA
- a CDS encoding AraC family transcriptional regulator produces the protein MDKLLKIEELSNPNNMAMPKLHAHPYFEIYFLFEGKRSFFFDNSLRAIEAPVLLVVPPYTMHKTEGSAFRRVNIYVTPSRLDEFQRDLLSAVSLSVIKLTETQRDELLSVLRKEADVPPSDPHYAEIQNAKFSYFMLLLSEIEKGIAPHNAKGEELAPLVTAAVNYLNQNYGDEVTLDELCRALFTSKQTLIYNFKKHLDVSPMKYLLKLRLTKVKELLVTTDETIESIAEQTGFSSGNYLTLIFKQKEGLSPSQYRKENKDFFLR
- a CDS encoding TetR/AcrR family transcriptional regulator, giving the protein MAFKDIRRKHIVTEATRLFFERSIYDVKIRDVALKANVGEATFYRYFTNRASLIVACATLLQETVGNEYFKLSQEGTGFEKLSEFYSAFLKAFTEHVEYYRFLSEFDAYCISEEVKGLDQYSENLDVFKSYFIAAYEQGRRDLTVKEVKDVDLFYYSTTHSLLSLCKKLASQGNIVRQDELVNKKAEVTLLRDLILSALKHN
- a CDS encoding zinc ribbon domain-containing protein, with translation MKYCSKCGTELVDEAVVCVKCGCAVGSLGNEPEVKKKNAVALLGFILSFFFSIPGLILGIIGLVQSKKLKDGKGFSIAAICISAFSIICFIIMMVIVVAASVNDYNAAMA